DNA from Thermostichus vulcanus str. 'Rupite':
CTGGCGCTCCGGTTGGGTTGAATGGGGTATGACGCTCTCCGAAAAAATCAGGTACCTTTGAGGCTATGTGCAGAGGGATCCCATGGCGATCATCGTCCTGAAAGCCTGGTACTTGGACTCCGTTCTATCCGCCTCCCAAGTTCAGCAGAAAAGCCCTGATCTGCGTTTGAGTCGCACCGGCTTACTCAAAACGGCGATGCGGGCCGATTTTCTCGACGATGTGGAGCAGGTAAAGACCTCCCTTTGGTGGCAGCGCTACTTAGAGGGAGAACTGGTGGAGTTTTACATTGAGGGCAGCGGTGCTTACAGTATTTCCAATCTAGATCTGATCAGCCGCGAGATCTACTTCAACAAGCGCGCCACCCTGAGCATGACCGAGCCGCTGATCTATTTTTGCGGCCAATCGGATTACCCCGAATCCAGCCACACCCTGCAGCGCACCCTCGAGACGGTGGTGGAAACCCTGAACCGCAAACACAAGCTCAGCCTCCCCCTGCAGTTGCAGGGATCCCCTCTCTCTGAAGCGGAAACCCTGCTTATCGATGCCGCCCTAATTCGCAAGCTCAAGCATGCCCTGCTGGTGGTGGCCGATGTCACCCCTGTACAGGTGAATGGGCATGGCCGCCCGTTGCCCAGCCCGCAAGTCTGTCTGGAGTTGGGCTATGCCCTGCAATCGAAGCGTCCCGAACAGTTGCTACTGGTGCAACTGCCCCGTGAGGGTGTGACGGGATCCTTTCCTTTCGAGGTGGAGGGCAGCAGCGTCTTAAAAATTGCCGACCCGCGCCGTTTATCCGAACAACTGGGGGCCGAGATCACCCGTCAGCTAGAACGCACTCGCGTCATTTCCCCCTAGCTGCGAGCCTCTATTCAACCCCTCCTCACAACCGCTAGACTTTTGGGGGTGGCTTATCCTGTTGCCTGTAAGCGCTGGGATTAGGCAGCTTTCTCCTGACTGCCTCTGCTGGCTTACCGTGTTTTCTCTCCCCCTGTGCAACCATGACTCTTGCTGATGTGAATCCTCTGGTTTCTCCAGATCGTTCTGCCGAAGGTTGGCAGAGAGGTTTGAACAGCTTAATGATTGTGTTGTTGGCCGGGATCCCTTTGTCGTGGGTGGGGCACTTTCAGGGTTGGGATCCCAATGTGGTCTTTATTTGTGCGGCTTTGGCGGTGGTGGCCTTGGCGAAGTTTATGGGTCAAGCCACCGAAGAGATTGCCGCCCTGACGGGGCCCACGATCGGGGGACTGATGAATGCCACTTTTGGCAATGCCACGGAGTTGATCATTGGGTTGGTGGCGCTGCAGGCTGGGTTGGTGGATGTGGTCAAGGCTTCGATTACCGGCTCAATCATCGGCAATCTGCTCTTGGTGGCGGGCTTGGCCATGTTTTTGGGGGGCATTAAGTTTCGGGAGCAGAGCTTTCGGCCCGAAGTGGCTCGGATGAATGCCTCGGTGATGAATCTGGCGGTGGTGGCTTTGATCTTGCCCAGTGTGGTCACCTACGCCGATGTCACCCTGGGGGAGCTGTCGATCCAGGAGCTATCCACAGCAGTGGCCTTGGTGTTGATCGGGGTGTATGGATTGACTTTGCTGTTCTCCCTGAAAACCCACAGCTACCTCTACAGCATTCACGAAGCGGAGGCTGCCGAAGATGAAGCCGCCGATCGCCTCGCCCCCAATCCAGTGTTGCAAGCTCAGGGATCCATTCCCCAGGTGTTGACAGCGCCTCCAGAGCAAGTTGGGGTGTGGCCTTGGCTGTTGGCCCTGCTGGGGTTGACGGTGTTGGTGGCGGTGGAGTCTGAGCTGCTGGTGGGCACCCTGGAGAGCACCCTGGAGCACTTTCACGTCACGCCGCTCTTTATGGGGGTGATCCTGCTGCCGATTATCGGCAATGCCGCAGAACATGCAACAGCGGTGACGGTGGCCATGAAAGACAAGATGGATCTATCCTTTTCAGTGGCCCTCGGTTCGACGATGCAAATTGCCCTGTTTGTGGCACCCCTGTTGGTACTAGCAGGGGATGTACTCCATCAGCCGATGAATTTCAATTTCGGCATGGTGGAATTGGTGGCGATCGCCGTCTCGGTCTTGTTAATCAATTCGGTCAGCAGCGATGGACGTTCTAACTGGTTGGAGGGGTTGCTGCTTCTGGCTACCTACACCATTCTTGGTATCGCATTTTTCTTCCTAGATTGATCCTAGATTGATCCCAGACTGAGATCCAGCATCGGCTCATGCCGCAGAATCCGCGACATCCACACAGGCTAAAGCTCGGGAAAACGGGATCCCTGCTTTGGCTACCGCTCCTCAGCATTGTTTTGGCTGCCCCACCCACCTGGGGACAAGAAACCCCCGCCCCTAACAACACCTCGCTGCCCAGTCTGCCTTTGCTGAATACGGTGGATGCCATCGAAGAATTGCGGCAAGCGCTTAGCCTCCCGGCCTCTTCCCCGATTCAAACGGGAGCGGTCACATTGGATGGGCGACGTCTGTTTTTGGTGACAGCGCCGCAAGGGGATCCCGGTAGTACCCCGCCGGTATCCCAGCGGATCCGCTCCATTGAACAAACTTTGCGTCGCCTGGCTGCCATGCCTCTGGATTTGGACACGCTGGAGGTATCGGTGGTCATCGATGCCCAGACCAATCAGCCGGTGGTTCAGGTTAACGGGCAGTATCTACTCACGGTCACTTCCCTTGACGCCCAACTGCAGGGAACTCAGGCCATTGATTGGGCAGAGCAGGTGGCCGATATTGTCGAGCAGGCCCTACGCACCTCACAGCAGGAGCGGCAACCCCAGTTTTTGCGCCGGCAGGGATTGATTGCCCTTGGGATCCTGTTGGCGGTTTGGGGCACAGGTC
Protein-coding regions in this window:
- the cax gene encoding calcium/proton exchanger, whose product is MIVLLAGIPLSWVGHFQGWDPNVVFICAALAVVALAKFMGQATEEIAALTGPTIGGLMNATFGNATELIIGLVALQAGLVDVVKASITGSIIGNLLLVAGLAMFLGGIKFREQSFRPEVARMNASVMNLAVVALILPSVVTYADVTLGELSIQELSTAVALVLIGVYGLTLLFSLKTHSYLYSIHEAEAAEDEAADRLAPNPVLQAQGSIPQVLTAPPEQVGVWPWLLALLGLTVLVAVESELLVGTLESTLEHFHVTPLFMGVILLPIIGNAAEHATAVTVAMKDKMDLSFSVALGSTMQIALFVAPLLVLAGDVLHQPMNFNFGMVELVAIAVSVLLINSVSSDGRSNWLEGLLLLATYTILGIAFFFLD